One Solanum pennellii chromosome 9, SPENNV200 DNA segment encodes these proteins:
- the LOC107030787 gene encoding putative F-box/kelch-repeat protein At1g12870 — protein MVNRQRKNKLKFFNQTPRVLEPSKKANPMDMLDQAMKVYFEEGILIDIISRLPVQSVLRFKCVSKFWKILIDEPYFKMRHLNHAKNDQNSKTFLCYQQCFGGFDHPIYSCSLWSTQLVKDTHKLNLPLNIEPEYFTISKGCDGLFIINVFKNTVKNNILLLWNPSTRESMELPVPEFSLGLSSCLGLSVDSSGDYKILKIEGNEFGDRKVPGEIFSLENNSWRKIGKHPRVTRNKVPAVDSLAFIHGAFHWIGINSKTYFVVSFNISHEVFGEISLPKDIGSLNTSNVDISILEGMLCAYSNMHDQKMRTFKVWVMRDYNLKESWNAILSIEDRYLLKATPKYRFANGEILFMCAHLHGRDIQFRTKSGPF, from the exons ATGGTGAATCGCCaacgaaaaaataaattaaaatttttcaatcaaACTCCTAGAG TTTTGGAGCCTTCAAAGAAAGCAAATCCAATGGATATGCTAGATCAG GCCATGAAAGTTTACTTTGAAGAGGGCATACTTATTGACATTATCAGCAGGTTACCTGTGCAGTCTGTTCTTCGATTTAAATGTGTttcaaaattttggaaaatattaaTTGATGAGCCATATTTTAAGATGAGACATCTTAACCATGCAAAGAATGATCAGAATTCTAAAACTTTTCTATGTTACCAACAATGCTTTGGGGGATTTGACCATCCCATATACTCTTGTTCTTTATGGTCGACTCAGTTGGTTAAGGATACCCATAAACTAAATTTACCTCTAAACATTGAACCAGAGTATTTTACAATCTCCAAAGGTTGTGATGGCTTgtttattattaatgttttcaaaaatactGTTAAGAACAACATACTTTTGTTATGGAATCCCTCAACGAGAGAATCAATGGAACTTCCCGTTCCAGAATTTTCACTTGGACTATCTTCATGTTTGGGATTGAGTGTTGATTCAAGCGGTGACTATAAGATTCTAAAAATCGAGGGAAATGAATTTGGTGATCGGAAAGTGCCTGGTGAAATTTTTTCACTAGAAAATAATTCTTGGCGAAAAATTGGTAAACATCCTCGTGTCACTCGCAATAAGGTGCCTGCTGTGGATTCTCTGGCATTTATACATGGGGCATTTCATTGGATAGGTATTAATTCAAAAACCTACTTTGTGGtttcatttaatatttctcATGAAGTGTTTGGAGAGATATCATTGCCAAAGGACATAGGCTCGTTGAACACAAGTAATGTTGACATTTCTATATTGGAAGGAATGCTTTGTGCTTATTCTAATATGCATGATCAGAAAATGCGTACTTTTAAGGTATGGGTAATGAGAGATTATAATCTCAAGGAATCTTGGAATGCAATATTATCTATAGAGGATCGTTATCTTCTTAAAGCCACGCCAAAATATAGGTTTGCAAATGGTGAAATATTATTCATGTGCGCACATTTACATGGTAGGGACATTCAATTTAGGACAAAAAGTGGACCCTTTTGA
- the LOC107029533 gene encoding glutaredoxin-C13: MDKVQRMARDHGVVIFSKSTCCLSYAVSVLFEDLGVIPYVCQIDHESDGKEMEKALIRMGVNSSFLFPAVFIGGSLVGSTNEVMSLHLQGLLIQLIQPYLSILKSN, translated from the coding sequence atggacAAGGTACAAAGAATGGCTAGAGATCATGGAGTGGTGATTTTTAGCAAGAGTACATGTTGTTTGAGTTATGCAGTGAGTGTATTATTTGAAGATCTTGGtgtaattccatatgtttgTCAAATTGATCATGAGTCTGATGGAAAAGAAATGGAAAAGGCCCTAATAAGAATGGGTGTCAATAGTTCATTCTTGTTTCCTGCTGTTTTTATTGGGGGGTCATTGGTTGGTTCTACTAATGAAGTCATGTCACTTCATCTCCAAGGCTTACTTATTCAACTTATCCAGCCTTACTtatctattttaaaaagtaattaa